The following proteins are co-located in the Blastocatellia bacterium genome:
- a CDS encoding YnfA family protein, which produces MNIAQSVFFFLLAGLCEIGGGYLVWLWLRGNKGIGYAVAGAVALVLYGVVPTFQPAHFGRVYAAYGGFFIVLALLWGWKVDGIIPDKVDVVGALIALVGVTIMMYWPRR; this is translated from the coding sequence GTGAACATTGCTCAATCAGTCTTTTTCTTCCTGCTGGCCGGATTGTGTGAAATCGGCGGCGGGTATCTCGTGTGGCTATGGTTGCGTGGCAACAAAGGAATTGGATACGCAGTGGCCGGCGCGGTCGCACTGGTTCTCTATGGCGTTGTGCCGACGTTCCAGCCGGCGCACTTTGGCCGTGTCTATGCTGCCTATGGTGGCTTCTTCATCGTCCTTGCCCTGTTGTGGGGATGGAAAGTGGACGGGATCATTCCAGATAAAGTAGATGTCGTGGGTGCATTGATTGCTCTTGTAGGCGTGACGATCATGATGTACTGGCCAAGGAGATGA
- a CDS encoding lytic transglycosylase domain-containing protein — MIHARRCGMIVWLALVAAATPSQAAQRPSSLPAETQAMLDELHAKIDQRAKMAELMARVHELRQQAEALDRQGEHQAAARQRAHARELILDSEEAVFYQPDLHALFLELTRSSNHAATMLPVLNQRPLHWASHPQVQAFVRHYRGKGQRLVQAAWHRLARYETMMRRVFREEGVPEELIYVGLVESAYNPYARSVAGAHGMWQFMPATAKKYGLRQSAQQDERQHPEKSTRAAAQYLRDLYQLLGDWPLALAGYNAGEYRILRALRKTGAKDFWQLSASGLLPRETINYVPSVLAAILVGQNRPSLVSASASVGERIKE, encoded by the coding sequence ATGATCCACGCACGGCGTTGCGGGATGATTGTCTGGCTCGCTCTGGTGGCCGCGGCGACGCCGAGTCAAGCTGCGCAGCGTCCGAGCAGCTTACCGGCTGAAACGCAGGCCATGCTCGATGAGCTGCACGCCAAGATAGATCAACGCGCCAAAATGGCCGAACTGATGGCTCGCGTCCACGAGTTGCGGCAGCAGGCCGAAGCGCTCGACCGGCAAGGCGAGCATCAGGCAGCCGCTCGCCAACGGGCGCACGCGCGCGAGCTGATACTGGATAGCGAAGAAGCGGTTTTCTATCAACCCGACTTGCATGCCCTCTTCTTGGAACTGACTCGTTCAAGCAATCACGCTGCAACCATGCTTCCTGTGTTGAATCAGCGTCCATTGCACTGGGCGTCGCATCCGCAGGTGCAGGCATTCGTCCGTCATTATCGAGGCAAAGGCCAGCGCCTCGTGCAGGCTGCCTGGCACCGACTCGCTCGCTATGAGACAATGATGCGGCGCGTGTTTCGAGAAGAAGGCGTGCCAGAAGAGCTGATCTATGTCGGATTGGTCGAGAGCGCCTACAATCCTTATGCGCGGTCAGTGGCCGGCGCTCACGGCATGTGGCAATTCATGCCAGCGACGGCCAAGAAGTACGGATTGAGGCAATCCGCCCAGCAGGACGAGCGGCAGCATCCAGAGAAATCCACACGCGCCGCCGCTCAATACTTGCGCGACTTATACCAATTGTTGGGCGATTGGCCATTGGCGCTGGCTGGTTACAATGCCGGAGAATATCGCATCCTGCGCGCCTTGCGAAAAACCGGCGCCAAGGATTTCTGGCAACTGAGCGCCAGCGGGCTTCTGCCCCGCGAGACTATCAACTATGTGCCCAGCGTGCTGGCAGCGATCCTGGTAGGTCAAAATCGTCCATCGCTGGTATCAGCCAGCGCCTCTGTCGGTGAACGAATCAAGGAATGA
- a CDS encoding nitrous oxide reductase accessory protein NosL, with product MPIKRVLSPWRNMLGICLLIVVTVTACQRSAEPEQAGTPNEPTAAVTPSPQANRPTCPVCNMFADFSPQWMARIEYKDGSVVSFDVPQHMLKFYLNAAEYTASDYHKDKANIVRMTVNDFNSKSAIDAQTAFYVFGSKQQTPMGEGAIPFKLKSDAETFQKAHGGQLVTFNQITSALLEANQ from the coding sequence ATGCCAATCAAACGAGTCCTATCCCCCTGGCGCAACATGCTAGGAATTTGCCTGCTGATAGTCGTCACAGTGACGGCGTGTCAACGATCGGCTGAGCCAGAACAGGCTGGCACACCCAATGAGCCTACTGCGGCAGTGACGCCGTCTCCACAAGCCAATCGGCCAACCTGCCCGGTCTGCAACATGTTTGCCGACTTTTCGCCTCAGTGGATGGCCAGGATTGAGTATAAAGATGGTTCGGTCGTCTCATTTGATGTGCCACAACACATGCTGAAATTTTACCTGAACGCGGCTGAATACACAGCGAGCGATTATCACAAAGACAAAGCCAACATCGTCCGAATGACGGTGAACGATTTCAACAGCAAATCGGCGATTGACGCGCAAACAGCCTTTTATGTGTTTGGCAGCAAGCAGCAAACGCCGATGGGTGAAGGCGCGATTCCGTTCAAATTGAAGTCGGACGCAGAAACATTTCAGAAAGCGCACGGCGGACAGCTCGTCACGTTCAATCAAATCACTTCAGCGTTGCTGGAGGCGAATCAATGA
- a CDS encoding efflux RND transporter permease subunit: MINRIIELCANNRFLVFVCVGLAVLGGLHAMRHIALDAIPDLSDTQVIIFSRWDRSPDIMEDQVTYPIVSSLLGVPKVKDIRGFSDFGYSYVYVIFEDGTDIYWARSRTAEYLSNILPKLPDGVQTELAKDATALGWIFQYALVDTTGRHSLADLRSLQDWHLRYELQSVDGVAEVAPVGGFVRQYQVNLDPNALAAYGIPLDKVLTAIRQSNNDVGGRLLEFSGREYMIRGRGYIRSLRDLENIAVAADTRAGTPVLLKQLGTITLGPDLRRGIAELDGQGEVVGAIVIMRYNENALDVIERVKERLSELEKSLPPGVKIVTTYDRSELIERSIDTLTTALTEELTVVSLVILLFLWHIPSAIIPILTIPIAVIISFIPMYGMNITANIMSLGGIIIAVGAMVDASIVVVEQTHKKLEHWEAAGRPGDFKEVVISAVKEVGPPSFYSLLVIAVAFVPVLALEAQEGRLFKPLAYTKNFSMAIAAVLAITLDPAVRLLFTHMKPFAFRPRLLARVVNALVVGKIHDEEHHPISRRLMRLYQPVVEFVMRHQWMTIGAAALIVMATIPVYWRLGAEFMPPLDEGVLLYMPTTMPGLSVTEAQKLLQAQDRVLKSFPEVERVFGKAGRAETATDPAPFSMMETTVLLKPQSEWPKQPRWYSEWAPAWLQSVLRRAWPDHKSTQELIYGPGGLNEAMQFPGVVNAWTMPIKGRIDMLSTGVRTPVGIKILGSDLQTIEQIGRQIEATLKHVPGTASAFAERTTGGYFLDFQFKREELARYGLTIAQAETTVLSAIGGENISTTIEGRERYPINVRYLRDYRSTVDRLNRVLVPTMDGGQIPMAQLAEIKLLSGPGMIRNENGRLSGYVYVDVAGRDVGRYVEDAKRAVNQAVQLPPGYTLRWSGQYENMQRVEQRLWVLVPITLVIIFVLVYFNTKSLAQTLIVFLAVPFSAVGAIWLLYALDYNLSIAVWVGLIALLGVDAETGVFMLLYLELSYKKRLQMGLMKTKEHLREAIIEGAVKRLRPKFMTVAVDFIGLLPIMWATGTGADLMKRIAAPMIGGIITSFIMELVVYPAIYHEWRWHFYVKKQANGSGAPPL; the protein is encoded by the coding sequence ATGATTAACAGAATCATCGAACTGTGCGCTAACAATCGGTTCCTCGTCTTCGTTTGCGTTGGCCTGGCTGTGCTCGGTGGCCTGCACGCGATGCGGCACATCGCGCTGGATGCGATTCCTGATCTGTCTGATACGCAGGTCATCATCTTTTCACGCTGGGATCGCAGCCCTGACATCATGGAAGATCAGGTCACTTATCCGATTGTCAGCTCATTGCTGGGTGTGCCCAAGGTCAAAGACATACGCGGCTTCTCCGATTTCGGCTATTCCTACGTCTACGTGATCTTCGAAGACGGCACGGACATCTATTGGGCGCGATCACGAACGGCGGAATACCTAAGCAATATCCTACCCAAGCTGCCCGACGGCGTGCAGACGGAGTTGGCCAAAGACGCCACGGCGCTTGGCTGGATTTTTCAATACGCGCTGGTTGACACTACAGGCCGGCACAGCCTGGCCGACTTACGTTCGTTGCAAGATTGGCATCTGCGCTATGAGCTTCAATCTGTAGATGGCGTCGCCGAAGTGGCGCCGGTCGGCGGGTTCGTTCGGCAATACCAAGTCAACCTCGACCCGAACGCGCTGGCCGCTTATGGCATCCCGCTGGACAAGGTGCTGACGGCAATTCGTCAAAGCAACAATGACGTTGGCGGGCGATTGCTCGAATTTTCAGGCCGCGAGTACATGATTCGAGGGCGCGGCTATATTCGTTCACTCCGCGATCTGGAGAACATCGCTGTGGCTGCCGATACGCGCGCCGGCACGCCGGTTCTGCTCAAGCAGCTCGGCACAATCACGCTTGGGCCAGACTTGCGCCGCGGCATCGCCGAACTAGACGGACAAGGCGAAGTGGTCGGCGCGATTGTCATCATGCGCTATAACGAAAACGCCCTGGATGTCATCGAGCGCGTCAAGGAGCGACTCAGTGAACTTGAAAAGAGCCTGCCGCCCGGCGTGAAGATCGTCACCACCTATGACCGCTCGGAACTGATCGAGCGCTCGATTGACACGCTGACCACTGCCTTGACCGAAGAGCTGACGGTGGTGAGCCTGGTCATCTTGCTCTTCCTGTGGCACATTCCCAGCGCGATTATTCCCATTCTCACCATTCCGATTGCCGTCATTATTTCATTCATTCCGATGTACGGGATGAACATCACCGCCAACATCATGTCGCTTGGCGGCATCATCATTGCTGTCGGCGCGATGGTGGATGCTTCAATTGTCGTTGTTGAACAAACGCACAAGAAGCTGGAGCATTGGGAGGCCGCCGGTCGTCCTGGAGACTTCAAAGAGGTGGTGATTAGTGCTGTCAAAGAGGTCGGCCCGCCCAGCTTCTATTCCCTGCTGGTCATTGCGGTGGCGTTCGTGCCCGTGCTCGCGTTGGAAGCGCAAGAGGGTCGCTTGTTCAAGCCGCTTGCCTATACCAAAAACTTCTCGATGGCGATTGCCGCGGTGCTGGCCATCACGCTGGACCCAGCAGTGCGGTTGCTGTTCACGCACATGAAGCCGTTTGCGTTTCGCCCGCGGCTGCTGGCCAGAGTAGTGAATGCTCTTGTCGTCGGCAAGATTCATGACGAAGAGCATCATCCGATTAGTCGCCGACTCATGCGCCTCTATCAACCCGTCGTAGAATTCGTCATGCGCCATCAATGGATGACGATTGGCGCAGCCGCATTGATCGTTATGGCAACGATCCCGGTGTATTGGCGCCTTGGCGCCGAATTCATGCCGCCGCTCGATGAAGGCGTGTTGCTTTACATGCCCACGACGATGCCCGGCTTGTCGGTCACCGAAGCGCAGAAGTTGCTACAGGCGCAGGATCGTGTGCTCAAATCGTTTCCCGAAGTCGAGCGCGTCTTTGGCAAAGCCGGACGCGCCGAGACGGCAACCGATCCGGCGCCGTTCTCCATGATGGAAACCACCGTGCTGCTCAAGCCTCAATCGGAATGGCCCAAACAGCCGCGGTGGTACTCCGAGTGGGCGCCCGCGTGGTTGCAAAGCGTACTGCGGCGAGCTTGGCCGGACCATAAAAGCACGCAGGAACTGATCTACGGTCCAGGCGGCTTGAATGAAGCTATGCAGTTTCCCGGCGTCGTCAACGCGTGGACGATGCCTATCAAGGGTCGAATTGACATGCTTTCGACCGGCGTGCGCACGCCGGTCGGCATTAAGATTCTCGGTTCCGACCTGCAGACGATTGAACAGATCGGCCGGCAAATTGAAGCGACGCTCAAACACGTGCCCGGCACGGCCAGCGCGTTTGCTGAACGCACAACCGGCGGCTACTTCCTCGACTTTCAGTTCAAGCGTGAAGAATTGGCCCGCTATGGATTGACCATCGCTCAGGCGGAAACAACCGTGCTGTCGGCTATCGGGGGCGAAAATATCAGCACGACCATTGAAGGCCGCGAGCGGTATCCGATCAATGTTCGGTACTTGCGCGATTACCGCAGCACCGTTGACCGGCTCAACCGCGTGCTTGTGCCAACAATGGATGGCGGGCAAATTCCTATGGCTCAACTGGCCGAGATCAAGTTGTTATCTGGCCCCGGCATGATCCGCAATGAAAACGGCCGCCTGAGCGGATACGTCTACGTGGACGTCGCTGGGCGCGATGTCGGCCGTTACGTGGAAGACGCCAAACGGGCGGTCAATCAAGCTGTTCAATTGCCGCCAGGGTACACGCTCCGGTGGAGCGGCCAGTATGAAAACATGCAGCGCGTTGAGCAACGCCTCTGGGTGCTCGTGCCGATCACGCTGGTGATCATCTTCGTGCTGGTTTATTTCAACACCAAATCGCTGGCGCAAACGCTGATCGTATTTCTGGCCGTGCCGTTCTCGGCGGTCGGCGCTATCTGGTTGCTTTACGCGCTCGATTACAACCTGAGCATCGCCGTCTGGGTTGGATTGATCGCGTTGCTCGGCGTGGATGCGGAAACAGGCGTCTTCATGCTGCTTTACTTGGAATTGTCTTACAAGAAACGACTCCAAATGGGTCTGATGAAGACGAAAGAACACTTGCGTGAAGCTATTATCGAAGGGGCGGTCAAGCGGCTGCGCCCGAAGTTCATGACAGTCGCCGTTGATTTCATCGGATTGCTGCCCATCATGTGGGCGACGGGCACAGGCGCTGATCTGATGAAGCGAATCGCGGCTCCCATGATCGGCGGCATCATCACGTCGTTCATCATGGAGTTGGTGGTCTACCCGGCTATCTATCATGAATGGCGCTGGCATTTCTATGTCAAGAAACAAGCCAACGGGTCGGGCGCGCCTCCACTTTGA
- a CDS encoding efflux RND transporter periplasmic adaptor subunit, with the protein MVIATKKLRRTVWLVVLILIAGLAIGGYVRRDWLRNTVVGRLFGVQPSRSANQIWYCPMHPDYRTDKPGDCPVCNMALVKAEPQQRTTEQAQQEVWYCPMHPDYTSERPGDCPVCNMALVKAPSHEMSAVAEQPMPPGSVQITPYKQQLIGVTYGEVTAEPLSELVRTVGRLTYDESKLSRVYAKFEGYIERVHVDFVGQLVKKGQPLLDVYSPELVATQQELLIAAKAKRLLGDTPLREISSNALSLYDAVRERLRLWDISDAQINEIEQRGAPTKTLTLYSPITGFVVTRNALTGARITPDTELYTIADQSTIWVLADVYEYEASKIRVGQPATITLSYFPGETFHGRVSYINPQLDATTRTLKVRIAIANPQFKLKPEMFANVQLRIDYGRPLSVPQDAVLDSGTQQIVFVAHEGGYFEPRTVQVGPRVNERYIILSGLKLGEKIVTSGNFLIDAESRLKSALSATGHATHQR; encoded by the coding sequence ATGGTGATCGCCACAAAGAAACTGAGACGAACGGTCTGGCTCGTCGTGTTGATCCTGATCGCCGGCCTGGCCATCGGCGGATATGTTCGACGGGATTGGTTACGAAACACAGTAGTAGGCCGATTATTCGGCGTCCAACCATCACGCTCGGCCAATCAGATCTGGTATTGTCCCATGCACCCGGACTACCGAACTGATAAGCCGGGCGATTGTCCCGTCTGCAACATGGCGTTAGTCAAAGCTGAACCACAGCAGCGCACGACGGAACAAGCTCAACAAGAAGTCTGGTATTGTCCGATGCACCCGGATTACACATCTGAGCGGCCGGGCGATTGCCCTGTGTGCAACATGGCGCTGGTGAAAGCTCCATCTCATGAAATGAGCGCCGTGGCCGAGCAGCCGATGCCTCCCGGCAGCGTTCAGATCACGCCTTACAAGCAACAACTGATCGGCGTCACCTATGGAGAAGTCACTGCCGAGCCACTCAGTGAGCTGGTGCGCACCGTAGGCCGGCTCACCTACGACGAATCGAAGCTATCGCGCGTTTATGCCAAATTTGAGGGCTACATCGAGCGTGTTCATGTAGACTTCGTCGGGCAACTGGTCAAGAAAGGTCAACCCTTGCTGGATGTGTATAGCCCCGAACTGGTCGCAACCCAACAAGAATTGTTGATCGCCGCCAAAGCCAAACGGCTGCTGGGCGACACACCGTTGCGCGAGATTTCGTCTAACGCGCTGTCGCTGTACGATGCCGTGCGAGAACGCCTACGGCTCTGGGACATCTCCGACGCGCAAATCAACGAGATCGAACAGCGCGGCGCCCCCACCAAGACGCTGACCCTTTATTCGCCCATCACCGGATTCGTGGTGACGCGCAACGCGCTGACCGGCGCGCGCATTACGCCGGACACAGAGCTATACACCATTGCTGACCAATCAACGATCTGGGTACTGGCCGATGTGTATGAATATGAGGCGTCGAAAATCCGCGTCGGCCAGCCGGCCACCATCACCTTGTCGTATTTTCCCGGTGAAACGTTTCACGGCCGAGTCAGCTATATCAACCCACAACTGGACGCGACGACCCGCACGCTGAAGGTCCGCATCGCTATTGCCAATCCGCAGTTCAAACTGAAGCCAGAGATGTTCGCTAATGTGCAACTGCGGATTGATTACGGCCGACCGCTCTCGGTGCCCCAAGACGCGGTGCTCGATTCCGGCACGCAACAGATCGTCTTCGTGGCGCACGAGGGCGGCTATTTTGAACCACGCACGGTGCAGGTGGGGCCGCGCGTCAACGAACGGTACATCATCTTGAGCGGTCTCAAACTCGGCGAGAAAATCGTGACCAGCGGTAATTTCCTGATTGACGCTGAGAGCCGCTTGAAGTCGGCGTTGAGCGCCACCGGACATGCCACGCATCAGAGGTGA
- a CDS encoding TolC family protein, with translation MLRARIVWMFIIIAVSRTIVPAQSPTSDAPRTASPATLDELVQEALERHPAIQAARRLVDAKRAMIAPAQTLPEPTITFQTMGELLPPVLQSGDPASARAVSIEQDIPFPGKLELKGRMASMEAEAEWWNYEQTRRAIIADVKLAYYDLYHIEESINVVEKNKELLQKFLQIADARYRVGQGNQQDLLKAQVEISKLIDRLTVLKQQHDITEARLNTLLYRPPGSHMAVTTHAHKAELRYTLEELYQLACRNFPELKAQEREIDRQHYAVQLARKQFYPDFSVGFTYFNRAATPEMYGLSVKAKIPLYFWRRQRPELDSAASTLAGAQKQRDNLLSLLYFRVKDAYLAATTSERLMQLYGHAVIPQATLSLESAVANYQVGKVDFLTLIDDLTTLLDYELKYHEALVEYQKALARLEVFVGLELTK, from the coding sequence ATGCTTAGAGCGCGAATCGTATGGATGTTCATTATCATTGCAGTCAGCCGGACGATTGTGCCGGCTCAATCACCGACGAGCGATGCACCGCGCACGGCGTCGCCGGCGACCTTAGACGAACTCGTTCAGGAAGCATTGGAGCGCCACCCGGCGATTCAGGCAGCGCGACGTCTGGTTGATGCCAAGCGGGCAATGATCGCGCCGGCGCAGACGCTGCCCGAACCAACGATTACGTTTCAAACGATGGGTGAGCTATTACCGCCGGTCTTGCAATCGGGCGATCCTGCATCAGCGCGCGCCGTTAGCATCGAACAAGACATTCCCTTCCCCGGCAAACTCGAACTGAAAGGGCGGATGGCTTCGATGGAAGCAGAGGCTGAGTGGTGGAACTACGAACAAACGCGCCGAGCGATCATCGCTGACGTCAAACTCGCTTACTACGACCTCTACCACATTGAGGAATCAATCAACGTCGTAGAGAAAAACAAAGAACTGCTCCAAAAATTTCTGCAAATCGCCGATGCTCGCTACCGCGTCGGTCAGGGCAATCAACAAGACTTGCTGAAAGCTCAGGTAGAAATTTCCAAACTCATTGACCGGCTCACCGTGCTTAAACAACAGCACGACATCACCGAGGCGCGATTGAACACGTTGCTTTACCGGCCGCCCGGCTCGCACATGGCAGTCACCACGCATGCGCACAAAGCCGAGTTGCGCTACACGCTGGAAGAACTCTATCAACTGGCCTGTCGCAATTTTCCCGAACTGAAGGCGCAAGAACGAGAGATTGATCGGCAACACTACGCTGTGCAATTGGCCAGGAAGCAATTCTACCCGGATTTTTCTGTCGGCTTCACCTACTTCAATCGCGCGGCAACGCCGGAGATGTACGGCTTATCGGTGAAGGCGAAGATTCCGCTCTATTTCTGGCGCAGGCAGCGCCCGGAACTGGATAGCGCGGCCAGCACTCTGGCCGGCGCACAAAAACAACGCGACAATCTGCTCTCGCTCCTCTACTTTCGCGTGAAAGACGCCTACCTGGCTGCAACCACGTCAGAACGACTCATGCAGCTCTATGGCCATGCCGTCATTCCCCAAGCTACGTTATCGCTGGAATCGGCTGTGGCCAACTATCAGGTGGGCAAAGTTGACTTCCTGACGCTAATTGACGACCTGACGACGCTGCTTGACTACGAACTGAAATATCACGAAGCGTTGGTGGAATATCAGAAGGCCTTAGCTCGACTGGAAGTTTTCGTTGGCCTGGAGCTGACGAAGTGA
- a CDS encoding DUF1015 domain-containing protein, translating to MAKVFPFQAWRYNLTKVGDAAQVMTQPYDKISPEMQDRYYEHPYNLVRIILPKAYPDDDPRSNVYTRSLLTYRQWLAEGIFVQDEQPAFYVYYQHYRSPDGRERVRKGFIGLGQLEDYSAGIIYPHERTMMGPKLDRLKLLRLTRAHFESLFMLYRDPQHQIERLLDQHIEDKPALAVTDEYGVVHHLWAVTESSTLAQIQRLMDDKSLIIADGHHRYETALAYRNERREEGGTLGRWRSFHRAMMTFVNADSDGLTILPTHRVITSDVDFDLPRLLEFAKEHFTVEPVSSAEQLQSAMRNTSEQTVIGLYAAETNAFYLLRYLAQPGSLALLSDVSARQRHLDVSILHSLLLEHGLGIAPDDLAQRQLIRYVREFDVAIDMVKAGQGRACFFLRPTTIEQVCDVALAGEVLPQKSTDFYPKLLSGLTIYRID from the coding sequence ATGGCAAAAGTATTCCCGTTTCAAGCGTGGCGATACAACCTGACAAAGGTCGGCGATGCCGCGCAGGTGATGACGCAACCTTACGATAAGATTTCGCCTGAGATGCAAGACCGTTACTACGAGCATCCCTACAACCTGGTCAGGATCATTCTGCCGAAAGCTTATCCAGACGATGATCCTCGCTCCAATGTCTATACGCGGTCGCTTCTCACTTATCGTCAATGGTTAGCCGAAGGCATCTTCGTTCAAGATGAGCAGCCGGCCTTCTACGTCTACTATCAACACTACCGCAGCCCTGATGGACGTGAGCGCGTGAGAAAAGGCTTCATCGGATTAGGCCAACTTGAAGATTACAGCGCCGGCATCATCTATCCGCATGAACGCACGATGATGGGGCCCAAGCTGGATCGGCTCAAACTGCTGCGGCTAACACGCGCTCACTTTGAATCGCTGTTCATGCTTTACCGTGACCCGCAACATCAGATTGAGCGGTTGCTGGATCAGCACATCGAGGATAAGCCGGCTCTGGCAGTGACCGATGAATATGGCGTCGTGCACCATCTCTGGGCGGTCACCGAGTCGTCCACACTGGCCCAAATACAGCGCCTGATGGATGACAAGTCCCTGATCATCGCCGACGGACATCATCGCTACGAAACGGCGTTGGCCTATCGCAACGAGCGACGCGAGGAAGGCGGGACACTGGGCCGCTGGCGCAGCTTTCACCGAGCCATGATGACATTCGTCAATGCCGATAGCGATGGCCTGACGATTCTGCCCACGCATCGGGTCATCACCTCAGACGTTGACTTTGATCTGCCGCGATTATTGGAATTTGCCAAAGAGCACTTCACGGTGGAGCCGGTCTCCAGCGCCGAGCAGTTGCAGTCAGCGATGCGCAACACATCAGAGCAAACCGTGATTGGACTCTATGCAGCCGAGACGAATGCTTTTTATCTGCTGCGCTACCTGGCTCAGCCAGGCTCGCTGGCACTCTTGAGCGACGTAAGCGCCCGGCAACGTCACCTTGATGTGTCAATTTTACATTCGTTGCTGCTTGAGCATGGCTTGGGCATTGCGCCTGACGACCTGGCGCAACGGCAATTGATTCGCTATGTCCGGGAGTTTGACGTGGCGATTGACATGGTCAAGGCGGGGCAGGGACGCGCGTGTTTCTTTTTGCGGCCAACCACGATTGAGCAAGTTTGCGACGTGGCATTGGCCGGTGAAGTTCTGCCGCAGAAATCAACCGATTTTTATCCAAAGCTGCTGTCGGGTCTCACCATCTACCGAATTGATTGA
- a CDS encoding M48 family metallopeptidase, which yields MANCTSPFAQRVTISLMVVLVMTSSVATQTKVKPGFNLFSVQQDVEFGREASKEIEKQVPILDDEIATRYISQLGMNLARKSTMPDLPWQFKLVNSSDVNAFALPGGFIYVNRGLIEAAETEGQLVGVLGHELAHVTLRHGTNQLSKAVLAQGGLAILGGSLGSGWGAVAARLGAEFVVGTLFLKFGRTAETQADIIGTQLMAAAGYDPSQMAKMFELLGRLRDKEPGRLEEFFSSHPNPGNRVKRVNDEIKKLPPVVNPIVTTNEFMQIRARLKAMPPAPKVMPGSTGAGRTPPPPSRELSGYRHPHGWYEIAYPSNWKVAEAENKQSVLFAPEGGVQQGGMIVYGAVVDLFEPQGSPRSLEEATEQLIANLRRTDSYLQVVSGSQRRQRINGIDTLLVVLEGRPPQQNYQERVTLVVRWLGRELIFLACVSPVNDYATYQPAFEQMINRWRLNN from the coding sequence ATGGCAAATTGCACCTCACCGTTTGCCCAACGAGTCACAATCAGCTTGATGGTGGTGTTGGTGATGACGTCGTCCGTCGCCACACAAACCAAAGTCAAACCCGGTTTCAATTTATTCAGCGTTCAGCAAGACGTTGAGTTTGGCCGAGAGGCAAGCAAGGAAATAGAGAAGCAAGTCCCGATTCTGGACGATGAGATCGCAACCCGTTACATTAGCCAGTTGGGGATGAATCTGGCCAGAAAGTCCACCATGCCGGATTTACCCTGGCAGTTCAAGCTGGTCAATTCGTCTGACGTTAACGCCTTTGCCTTGCCTGGTGGGTTCATCTATGTCAATCGCGGATTGATCGAAGCGGCGGAGACAGAAGGCCAACTGGTCGGCGTGCTGGGTCATGAGCTGGCGCACGTCACGCTTCGTCACGGCACAAATCAACTTTCCAAAGCGGTCTTGGCGCAGGGCGGTCTGGCCATCTTAGGTGGATCGCTGGGCAGCGGATGGGGCGCTGTGGCCGCTCGGTTGGGCGCTGAATTTGTGGTCGGCACATTGTTCCTCAAATTCGGGCGCACAGCAGAGACGCAAGCCGACATCATCGGCACGCAGTTGATGGCTGCGGCCGGTTACGATCCCTCCCAAATGGCTAAGATGTTTGAGCTATTGGGTAGACTGCGTGATAAAGAGCCAGGGCGATTGGAAGAGTTTTTCTCATCTCACCCCAACCCCGGCAATCGCGTCAAGCGCGTCAATGACGAGATCAAGAAGCTCCCGCCGGTCGTCAATCCGATCGTCACAACCAATGAGTTCATGCAGATTCGCGCTCGACTGAAAGCCATGCCGCCGGCGCCCAAGGTGATGCCGGGAAGCACCGGCGCAGGCAGGACGCCACCGCCGCCGTCACGCGAGCTGAGCGGCTATCGTCACCCGCACGGTTGGTACGAAATTGCTTATCCGTCCAACTGGAAAGTTGCCGAGGCCGAGAATAAACAGAGTGTGTTATTCGCTCCAGAAGGTGGCGTTCAACAGGGTGGCATGATTGTGTATGGCGCTGTGGTAGACCTATTCGAGCCGCAAGGCTCGCCACGCTCGTTGGAAGAAGCGACAGAGCAGTTAATCGCCAATCTGCGCAGGACCGATAGTTACTTACAGGTGGTCAGTGGCTCGCAACGCCGTCAGCGCATCAATGGCATTGATACATTGCTGGTCGTGCTGGAAGGGCGACCGCCGCAGCAAAATTATCAAGAGCGCGTGACATTGGTGGTGCGATGGCTCGGTCGTGAACTCATTTTCCTGGCTTGTGTCTCACCGGTCAATGACTATGCCACTTACCAACCCGCTTTTGAACAGATGATCAATCGGTGGCGGTTGAACAACTGA